One Pichia kudriavzevii chromosome 3, complete sequence genomic window carries:
- a CDS encoding uncharacterized protein (PKUD0C01725; similar to Saccharomyces cerevisiae YOR061W (CKA2); ancestral locus Anc_5.662) produces MKHLQKKWQNRIHLLTMDTNSAGNKIYSVARVYADANERRPKSYWDYENTTLSWGDIGNYEIISKIGRGKYSEVFTGVNVNNDKPCVIKVLKPVKLKKIYREITILKNLTGGPNIINLYDLIQDRDSKIPALIFEKVNNVDFRILYPKFQIPDLQYYFTQLLTALDYSHSMGIIHRDVKPQNIMIDPVNKQLKLIDWGLAEFYHRGMDFNVRVASRYHKGPELLINLQQYDYSLDLWSVGAMFAAIVFKKEPFFKGDSNPDQLVKIAQVLGTDDLMKYVNKYRIRLSSEYDDILGQYPRKPWSAFVNKDNKAMATAPHVIDLIDHLLVYDHQLRLTAKEAMAHPFFSS; encoded by the coding sequence ATGAAACACCTCCAAAAGAAGTGGCAAAACAGGATCCATTTGTTAACGATGGATACAAACAGCGCCGGAAACAAGATCTACTCAGTGGCACGTGTCTATGCCGATGCTAACGAACGTAGACCGAAAAGCTACTGGGATTACGAGAATACCACCCTTTCTTGGGGAGACATTGGCAACTATGAAATCATATCCAAAATTGGTAGAGGTAAATATTCAGAAGTGTTCACTGGCGTTAATGTGAACAATGACAAACCATGTGTTATTAAAGTCTTGAAGCCTGTAAAGCTAAAGAAGATTTATAGAGAAATCACAATCTTAAAAAATTTAACCGGCGGTCCAAACATCATCAACCTGTACGACCTTATTCAAGACAGAGATAGTAAAATTCCAGCATTAATATTTGAGAAGGTTAATAACGTTGATTTTAGAATCCTTTACccaaaattccaaattccTGACTTACAGTATTATTTCACTCAGTTGCTCACAGCTCTAGACTATTCACATTCGATGGGTATTATACATCGTGATGTCAAACCTCAGAATATAATGATCGATCCTGTCAACAAGCAATTGAAGTTAATTGATTGGGGGTTGGCTGAGTTTTACCACCGTGGAATGGACTTTAATGTCAGGGTTGCATCGAGATACCACAAGGGTCCAGAGTTGTTAATCAATCTACAACAGTACGACTACTCTCTCGATCTATGGTCCGTAGGCGCCATGTTTGCCGCtattgttttcaagaaGGAACCTTTCTTTAAGGGCGATTCCAATCCTGATCAGTTGGTTAAAATAGCACAAGTCCTAGGTACCgatgatttgatgaagTACGTTAATAAGTATCGGATTCGCCTATCAAGTGAATACGATGATATACTAGGACAATATCCTCGTAAGCCTTGGTCTGCTTTCGTTAATAAGGACAACAAAGCAATGGCTACAGCGCCGCATGTTATTGACTTGATTGATCATTTACTTGTTTACGATCATCAGTTACGACTCACTGCGAAGGAAGCAATGGCTCATCCCTTCTTCTCAAGCTAA